Proteins encoded in a region of the Photobacterium profundum SS9 genome:
- a CDS encoding leucine-rich repeat-containing protein kinase family protein, with translation MHTLSQLKSGELAGTQRLKLSENLTSFPLEILSLADSLEILDLSNNQLTSLPQELVQLKKLKIIFASNNQFEVLPEVLGQLPHLEMVGFKANKIHSVPEHSLPAQLRWLILTDNQIKTLPNSLGERPRLQKLALAGNGLTHLPQSMSQLDNLELVRISANQLTECPEQLLSLPKLAWFAFAGNPFSQTKSAIQSVPVLPSSSFSLQDVLGQGASGVISKATWNNKYQTDFPEDIAVKVFKGEVTSDGYPDDELQACLKVGNHPNVVQSLAQVNEDGYLALIMNLIPSHFRNLGLPPCFNSCTRDTFSPDFTLSVEHIDKIVKQMEEVFVHLHSNQVCHGDLYAHNTLYDEEANIIFGDFGAASMYHMLTEAQQACIKQIEHRALCHFIDDLLSVCAEGNRDEKTFDLLKQKLSH, from the coding sequence TTGCATACACTTTCTCAGCTAAAATCTGGCGAACTAGCCGGTACTCAGCGCTTAAAATTGTCAGAAAATTTAACGTCATTTCCACTAGAAATTTTATCTCTGGCTGATAGCTTAGAAATCCTTGATTTATCCAACAACCAATTAACGTCTTTACCGCAAGAATTAGTACAACTTAAGAAGCTTAAAATTATCTTTGCCTCAAATAACCAATTTGAAGTACTGCCTGAAGTGCTCGGTCAACTACCGCATTTAGAAATGGTCGGCTTTAAGGCAAATAAGATACATTCAGTACCAGAGCATTCTTTACCGGCTCAGCTACGCTGGCTCATTTTGACTGATAACCAAATCAAAACGTTACCCAATTCGTTAGGTGAACGCCCACGTCTACAGAAATTGGCGTTAGCAGGTAACGGTTTAACACACCTACCTCAGTCAATGTCGCAATTAGACAACCTAGAGTTAGTACGTATTTCTGCCAATCAGTTAACAGAATGTCCAGAGCAACTGCTTTCACTGCCTAAGCTCGCTTGGTTTGCCTTTGCAGGTAACCCGTTTAGCCAAACAAAAAGCGCAATTCAATCAGTACCTGTATTGCCATCTTCCAGTTTCTCCTTACAAGATGTTTTAGGGCAAGGCGCATCAGGCGTTATTTCTAAAGCGACGTGGAATAATAAATATCAAACAGACTTCCCCGAAGATATTGCCGTTAAAGTGTTTAAAGGCGAAGTAACAAGCGATGGGTATCCTGATGATGAATTACAAGCCTGCTTAAAAGTCGGTAACCACCCCAATGTCGTGCAGTCTTTAGCACAAGTGAACGAAGACGGTTATTTAGCCTTAATCATGAATTTAATCCCTTCTCACTTCCGCAATTTAGGGTTACCACCCTGCTTTAATAGCTGTACCCGAGATACTTTTTCACCAGACTTCACCTTGTCGGTTGAACACATAGATAAAATCGTTAAGCAGATGGAAGAGGTTTTTGTTCATTTGCATTCAAATCAGGTCTGTCATGGCGACTTATACGCACACAACACCCTTTATGATGAAGAAGCGAATATCATTTTTGGCGATTTCGGGGCTGCGAGCATGTATCACATGCTAACTGAAGCGCAACAAGCATGTATCAAGCAGATTGAACACCGTGCACTGTGTCATTTCATTGATGATCTGTTAAGTGTTTGTGCTGAAGGAAATAGAGACGAGAAAACGTTTGATTTACTAAAACAAAAATTAAGTCACTAA
- the yqfB gene encoding N(4)-acetylcytidine aminohydrolase, protein MTFFARFEHDILSSKKTITIRDESERYYVPGTTVKVSTLEEGREFCNLEIVSVEPILFDELTQYHADQENMTLPVLKDVIQDIYPGITQLYVVSYKLVA, encoded by the coding sequence ATGACATTTTTCGCCCGTTTTGAACACGATATTTTATCAAGTAAGAAAACAATAACAATTCGTGACGAATCTGAACGTTACTACGTACCGGGCACAACGGTAAAAGTATCAACACTTGAAGAAGGGCGTGAATTTTGTAATTTAGAAATTGTATCGGTTGAGCCAATCTTGTTTGATGAACTGACTCAATATCATGCAGATCAAGAAAATATGACGCTACCAGTTCTAAAAGATGTGATTCAAGATATCTATCCTGGCATCACACAGCTTTATGTCGTGTCTTATAAGCTAGTTGCTTAG
- the hutC gene encoding histidine utilization repressor: MAQSPRYLQIKQYLNDKIQTRTWPPGFKIPTEIELSEQFSVSRMTANKAIRDLVGDGLLKRTPRLGTFVCHKKAESPLMEIRNIANEVRNRGHDYSSQVISQHSVEAKDDIALRIGVRNGTMIYFTQIVHYENGLPIQLEERWVNPDFAPQYLDQDFTAQTPNEYLVQTCPLSDIEHTVEAIIPIGRIISLLEMNEGEPCLLLNRRTWSDKNLISTALLYHPGNKYKLSSRTKV; the protein is encoded by the coding sequence ATGGCTCAATCACCGCGTTATTTACAAATAAAACAGTATTTAAATGATAAAATCCAAACAAGAACTTGGCCGCCGGGTTTTAAAATTCCGACTGAAATTGAGCTGTCAGAACAATTTTCAGTGAGCCGGATGACAGCAAATAAAGCGATCCGTGATCTAGTGGGCGATGGTTTATTAAAACGGACCCCTAGATTAGGTACGTTTGTTTGTCATAAAAAAGCTGAATCCCCATTGATGGAAATTCGAAATATTGCCAATGAGGTGCGTAACCGTGGTCATGACTATTCAAGCCAGGTAATAAGCCAACATAGTGTAGAAGCAAAAGATGATATTGCTTTACGTATAGGCGTAAGAAACGGCACCATGATTTACTTTACCCAAATAGTACATTATGAAAATGGTTTGCCTATTCAGCTAGAAGAACGCTGGGTTAACCCCGATTTTGCCCCTCAATATCTCGATCAAGATTTTACGGCACAAACACCCAATGAATATTTGGTTCAAACCTGCCCTCTTAGTGATATAGAACATACCGTTGAAGCTATTATTCCCATTGGTCGTATTATATCTTTACTTGAAATGAACGAAGGTGAACCTTGTTTATTGCTTAATCGTCGTACGTGGAGCGACAAAAATTTGATTAGCACTGCATTGTTATATCACCCAGGTAATAAATATAAGTTGAGTTCTCGCACTAAGGTGTAA
- the hutI gene encoding imidazolonepropionase yields MERVLTNLRLVTLSSETSADNNGYQIIEDGMVGITNGKIMFVGSVSDSPLACHNDLHGHPDVIDCGNALVTPGLIDCHTHLVFAGNRANEFEQRLNGMPYEEMAKRGGGIISTVQATREATEDELYQLAIKRLNGLKRDGVTTIEIKSGYGLTLDDELKMLRVARRIGDMPDIKVSTTLLAAHAVPPEYKNRADDYIEYVCQHIIPAAVEQGLADYVDVFCEGIGFSTQQCQRVFETAKHYGLGIKGHTEQLSNLGGSALAARMGATSVDHIEHLDHDGVAALAANNTVATLLPGAYYFLRETQRPPIEHLRKLQVPMAISTDFNPGTSPIASLRTMMNMACTFFRLTPEECLRGVTCNAAQALGLEASRGKISVGMEADLALWDIDTPAELSYRLGVPDLVARIVDGELFYAK; encoded by the coding sequence ATGGAACGAGTGCTTACCAATCTTAGATTAGTCACCCTGTCGTCAGAGACATCAGCCGATAATAACGGCTATCAGATCATCGAAGATGGCATGGTTGGAATAACAAACGGCAAGATCATGTTTGTCGGCTCTGTATCTGATAGTCCTCTGGCATGTCATAACGACCTGCATGGCCATCCTGACGTAATTGATTGTGGTAATGCATTAGTAACCCCTGGCTTAATTGATTGCCACACCCATCTTGTCTTTGCAGGTAATCGAGCAAACGAGTTTGAACAACGCCTAAACGGTATGCCTTACGAAGAAATGGCCAAACGAGGTGGCGGTATTATCTCTACCGTTCAAGCGACCCGTGAAGCAACAGAAGATGAACTCTACCAACTCGCGATCAAGCGCTTGAATGGATTGAAACGTGACGGCGTCACAACCATTGAAATCAAATCAGGTTATGGCTTAACGCTGGACGATGAGTTAAAAATGCTTCGTGTGGCTCGACGCATTGGAGATATGCCAGATATTAAGGTTTCGACTACGCTTTTAGCCGCTCACGCTGTGCCTCCTGAATATAAAAACCGTGCTGATGATTATATTGAGTATGTTTGCCAACACATTATTCCTGCGGCAGTAGAACAAGGGCTCGCAGATTATGTTGATGTATTCTGCGAAGGAATTGGGTTCTCTACACAGCAATGCCAGCGTGTATTTGAAACAGCCAAACACTACGGACTGGGTATTAAAGGTCATACCGAACAGTTATCCAATTTAGGCGGCAGTGCACTTGCAGCAAGAATGGGGGCCACCTCTGTCGATCATATTGAACACCTCGACCACGATGGTGTGGCTGCACTTGCTGCGAATAATACTGTCGCAACCTTATTACCTGGGGCTTATTATTTCTTGCGTGAAACGCAACGTCCACCCATCGAACATTTACGTAAACTGCAGGTTCCTATGGCAATTTCAACCGATTTTAATCCGGGAACATCCCCTATCGCTTCGCTCCGTACCATGATGAATATGGCATGTACATTCTTCCGACTTACACCCGAAGAATGTTTACGAGGTGTAACCTGCAACGCTGCTCAAGCGTTAGGGCTGGAAGCATCACGCGGGAAAATCAGTGTCGGCATGGAAGCAGATCTCGCACTTTGGGACATTGATACGCCCGCTGAATTATCTTACCGACTAGGTGTGCCCGATCTTGTTGCACGCATTGTGGATGGAGAGCTTTTCTATGCCAAATAA
- a CDS encoding formimidoylglutamase produces MPNNQLSNATISNTINMSAWQGRTDPEDGELGMRWHQKVLPADQANEEGIMLLGFACDAGVARNKGRTGAYGAPIAIRRALANLAWHHQEPVYDGGDISCDDGNLELAQHRLGEDVCLALRQKHKVIVFGGGHEMAWGTFQGIGAYLLQKQEATESIKAPLNLSEEKTAEPNVKGTAIPTPRVGIINFDAHFDLRNPPSGPQASAGSSGTPFHQIARFCELQHWPFNYACLGLNRGSNTQALYEKADRLGVLYRDDTELTHRTIEQTQAALNTFIAECDYLYLTIDLDVFPACVAPGVSAPAARGVSLEIIEQLMEPILTAKTEQGDSKLLVADLAEYNPRFDIDNQTARLAARLTWTIARAIR; encoded by the coding sequence ATGCCAAATAACCAATTATCAAACGCAACTATTTCAAACACAATCAACATGAGCGCTTGGCAAGGGCGCACCGATCCTGAAGATGGCGAACTGGGCATGCGATGGCACCAAAAAGTGCTACCTGCCGATCAAGCCAATGAAGAAGGCATTATGTTGCTGGGCTTCGCCTGTGATGCTGGTGTCGCTCGCAATAAAGGTCGTACAGGTGCTTACGGTGCCCCTATTGCAATCCGCCGCGCACTGGCAAATTTAGCTTGGCACCATCAAGAGCCAGTTTATGACGGCGGCGATATCAGCTGTGATGACGGTAACTTAGAGCTAGCTCAGCATCGCTTAGGTGAAGATGTCTGCCTTGCTTTGCGCCAAAAACATAAAGTGATTGTCTTTGGTGGTGGCCATGAAATGGCATGGGGAACATTCCAGGGTATTGGCGCTTATTTACTGCAAAAACAAGAAGCCACTGAAAGCATTAAAGCACCGCTTAATTTGAGTGAAGAAAAGACTGCGGAACCAAACGTGAAAGGCACGGCTATACCCACACCTCGTGTTGGCATTATCAACTTTGATGCACATTTTGATTTACGTAATCCACCATCTGGTCCACAAGCGAGTGCAGGCAGCTCAGGCACACCATTCCATCAAATCGCTCGTTTTTGCGAATTACAACACTGGCCATTTAATTATGCTTGTCTTGGTTTAAACCGCGGCAGTAACACACAGGCATTATATGAAAAAGCCGATCGACTTGGGGTTTTATACCGAGATGATACGGAATTAACACACCGAACCATCGAACAAACCCAAGCGGCACTTAATACATTTATCGCTGAATGCGACTACTTATACCTCACAATTGATTTAGATGTTTTTCCAGCCTGTGTTGCACCCGGTGTAAGTGCACCTGCGGCTCGTGGCGTATCGTTAGAAATCATCGAACAGTTAATGGAACCCATTTTAACGGCTAAAACAGAGCAAGGTGATTCAAAGTTACTTGTCGCTGATTTAGCGGAATATAACCCTCGTTTTGATATTGATAACCAAACTGCACGGTTAGCAGCAAGACTGACCTGGACAATAGCCCGTGCCATTCGTTAA
- the hutU gene encoding urocanate hydratase, with the protein MTQSTIPNPRLDESRTIIAPTGTQLNAKSWLTEAPLRMLMNNLHPDVAEHPHALVVYGGIGRAARNWECYDKIVEVLKRLEDDETLIVQSGKPVGVFKTHTNAPRVLIANSNLVPHWANWEHFNELDKEGLMMYGQMTAGSWIYIGSQGIVQGTYETFVAMARQHFNGDAKGRWVLTGGLGGMGGAQPLAATMAGFSMLAVECDESRIDYRLRTGYVDSKATTLDEALAIIEESKQTGKPVSVGLLGNAADVYADIVKRGIVPDVTTDQTSAHDPLNGYLPQGWSMEHAAAMRLEDEAIVVKAAKQSMAVQVQAMLALQEAGSATVDYGNNIRQMALEEGVENAFDFPGFVPAYIRPLFCEGIGPFRWVALSGDPEDIYKTDQKVKELIPDNPHLHNWLDMARERIQFQGLPARICWVGLKDRARLGKAFNEMVKNGELKAPIVIGRDHLDSGSVASPNRETEGMMDGSDAVSDWPLLNALLNTASGATWVSLHHGGGVGMGFSQHSGMVIVCDGTDDAAERVGRVLRNDPATGVMRHADAGYDIAINCAEEQGLDLPMVNTKNTHSK; encoded by the coding sequence ATGACACAATCAACAATTCCAAACCCTCGTCTGGATGAATCACGCACAATCATTGCACCGACTGGTACGCAATTAAATGCTAAATCATGGCTAACAGAAGCCCCACTTCGCATGTTAATGAATAACTTGCACCCTGACGTTGCTGAACATCCTCACGCATTAGTTGTATATGGTGGCATTGGCCGCGCTGCACGAAATTGGGAATGTTATGACAAGATTGTTGAAGTATTAAAACGTCTTGAAGACGATGAAACCTTGATAGTGCAATCAGGTAAACCTGTTGGTGTCTTTAAAACACACACCAATGCACCACGTGTATTAATTGCCAACTCAAACCTTGTACCGCATTGGGCAAACTGGGAGCACTTCAACGAGCTCGATAAAGAAGGTTTGATGATGTACGGTCAGATGACAGCGGGTAGCTGGATCTACATCGGCTCACAAGGCATTGTTCAAGGTACTTACGAAACATTTGTTGCCATGGCTCGTCAACACTTCAACGGTGATGCAAAAGGCCGTTGGGTACTGACTGGTGGGCTTGGTGGTATGGGTGGCGCTCAGCCTCTAGCGGCAACAATGGCAGGCTTTTCAATGCTGGCTGTAGAGTGTGATGAATCACGCATCGACTACCGTTTACGTACAGGTTATGTCGATAGCAAAGCAACAACCCTTGATGAAGCATTAGCGATTATTGAAGAATCGAAGCAAACCGGTAAGCCAGTATCAGTCGGCCTATTGGGTAATGCCGCAGATGTATACGCAGATATCGTTAAGCGTGGCATTGTACCAGACGTAACAACAGACCAAACCTCTGCGCATGATCCGCTGAACGGTTACCTCCCTCAAGGTTGGTCGATGGAACATGCTGCTGCAATGCGCCTTGAAGATGAAGCGATTGTTGTAAAAGCAGCAAAACAATCAATGGCAGTGCAAGTTCAAGCAATGCTTGCACTACAAGAAGCCGGTTCAGCCACGGTTGATTATGGTAATAACATTCGTCAAATGGCACTAGAAGAAGGTGTTGAAAACGCGTTTGATTTCCCTGGTTTTGTTCCTGCCTATATTCGACCTTTATTTTGTGAAGGTATTGGACCTTTCCGTTGGGTTGCGCTTTCTGGCGACCCTGAAGATATCTATAAAACCGACCAAAAAGTAAAAGAACTGATTCCAGACAACCCGCACCTGCATAACTGGTTAGATATGGCACGTGAACGTATTCAGTTCCAAGGTTTACCTGCGCGAATTTGTTGGGTTGGTTTAAAAGATCGTGCTCGCCTTGGCAAAGCATTTAATGAAATGGTCAAAAATGGTGAGCTTAAAGCCCCTATCGTAATTGGACGAGATCACCTTGACTCAGGCTCTGTTGCCAGCCCCAACCGTGAAACAGAAGGCATGATGGATGGTTCAGATGCCGTGTCTGATTGGCCTTTATTGAATGCCCTTTTGAATACCGCATCAGGTGCGACTTGGGTTTCTCTTCACCACGGTGGTGGTGTTGGCATGGGCTTCTCGCAGCACTCTGGCATGGTAATCGTGTGCGATGGTACTGACGATGCAGCCGAACGTGTAGGACGTGTTCTTCGCAATGACCCAGCAACTGGTGTAATGCGCCATGCTGATGCCGGTTACGATATCGCCATTAACTGCGCCGAAGAGCAAGGTTTAGACCTTCCTATGGTCAATACAAAAAACACTCACTCTAAATAA
- the hutH gene encoding histidine ammonia-lyase, translating into MYQLEIIPGKLSLKQLREVSRQPTQLSLTEDALPEMLISAEAVAQVIKDDKVVYGINTGFGLLANTRIAAEDLETLQRSIVLSHAAGIGTFMDDATVRMMIVLKVNSLSRGYSGIRPLVVNALMQLVNTEVYPCIPKKGSVGASGDLAPLAHMSTVLLGEGEARYQGEVITGAQALEIAGLEPITLAPKEGLALLNGTQASTAFALEGFFAAEDLYAAATVCGAMSVDAALGSRRPFDPRIHRVRGHRSQIDAAMGYRHMLGQNSEIGLSHQQCEKVQDPYSLRCQPQVMGACLQQIRNSAVTLEVEANAVSDNPLVFADDGDIISGGNFHAEPVAMAADNLALAIAEIGSLSERRMALLIDSGLSKLPPFLVDNGGVNSGFMIAQVTAAALASENKSLAHPASVDSLPTSANQEDHVSMATFAARRLTDMAENTRGILAVELLAAAQGLDFRSPNKSSELIEQAKMQLRERVSFYDKDRYFAPDIAKANQLLKEATYNALMPATLLPSL; encoded by the coding sequence ATGTACCAATTAGAAATTATTCCAGGCAAGCTATCGCTGAAACAACTTCGTGAAGTTAGCCGTCAGCCTACTCAATTATCTTTAACGGAAGATGCACTGCCTGAAATGCTAATTAGCGCAGAAGCGGTTGCACAGGTCATCAAAGATGACAAAGTTGTTTATGGCATTAATACAGGGTTTGGTTTGCTCGCCAACACCCGTATTGCCGCTGAAGATCTTGAAACACTGCAACGTAGCATTGTACTTTCACACGCTGCAGGCATCGGTACATTTATGGATGATGCCACTGTACGAATGATGATTGTATTAAAAGTAAATAGCCTTTCACGCGGTTACTCGGGTATTCGTCCATTGGTTGTTAATGCATTAATGCAATTGGTTAACACTGAAGTATATCCATGTATTCCGAAGAAGGGATCTGTGGGTGCATCTGGCGACCTTGCCCCTCTTGCTCATATGAGCACCGTGCTATTAGGGGAAGGTGAAGCGCGTTACCAAGGAGAAGTGATTACTGGAGCACAAGCACTTGAGATTGCAGGATTAGAGCCTATTACCCTAGCCCCTAAAGAAGGGTTAGCGCTACTTAATGGCACGCAAGCATCAACCGCATTTGCACTAGAAGGCTTTTTTGCAGCAGAAGATTTATACGCAGCAGCAACAGTTTGTGGCGCAATGTCTGTTGATGCCGCACTGGGTAGTCGTCGTCCATTCGACCCTCGAATTCACCGTGTTCGTGGTCACCGTAGTCAAATTGACGCGGCAATGGGCTACCGTCACATGTTAGGCCAAAACAGCGAAATTGGTTTATCGCATCAACAATGTGAGAAGGTACAAGACCCTTACTCGCTGCGCTGTCAGCCACAAGTGATGGGCGCTTGTTTACAGCAAATTCGTAATTCTGCTGTCACGTTAGAAGTCGAAGCAAACGCAGTATCCGATAACCCACTTGTTTTTGCAGATGATGGCGACATTATTTCGGGTGGTAACTTCCATGCAGAACCTGTTGCAATGGCAGCAGATAACCTTGCATTGGCCATTGCCGAAATTGGCAGCTTGTCTGAGCGTCGTATGGCTTTACTGATCGACAGCGGGTTAAGCAAGCTTCCACCGTTCTTAGTGGATAACGGTGGGGTTAACTCAGGCTTTATGATTGCACAAGTAACCGCAGCGGCATTAGCAAGTGAAAATAAATCGCTTGCTCACCCAGCATCAGTCGATAGCTTGCCAACATCAGCGAACCAAGAAGATCACGTTTCAATGGCTACATTCGCAGCACGTCGTTTAACCGATATGGCTGAAAACACACGGGGTATTCTTGCTGTTGAATTGCTAGCGGCGGCACAAGGTCTCGATTTTAGAAGCCCTAACAAGAGCTCTGAATTAATCGAACAAGCAAAAATGCAATTACGTGAACGTGTTTCTTTCTATGACAAAGATCGCTACTTTGCGCCAGACATCGCAAAAGCAAATCAACTATTAAAAGAAGCGACATACAATGCCTTAATGCCAGCTACATTACTCCCAAGCTTGTAA
- a CDS encoding fructosamine kinase family protein yields the protein MWQAISHQLSDVLGKPFKISEREALEGGDVNQCYCIGDGDERFFIKLNDKEQLAMFKSEAESLRILNEANCVQVPQLLHLGTCREKSFLILNYLPTKTIDNESAFKLGQQLAELHQWGEQAEYGFDFDNYVGITPQPNKWRRRWCRFFAEQRIAWQLQLCEEKGIKFGNIDTITGNVISLLMHHQPTPSLLHGDLWHGNTALTVTGPIIFDPATYWGDRECDIAMTELFGGFPASFYEGYQSIFPLDDGYQERRDLYNLYHILNHCNLFGGEYLAQAAHIIEKLKLA from the coding sequence ATGTGGCAAGCCATTTCTCACCAACTATCAGATGTACTGGGTAAACCGTTTAAAATCAGCGAGCGAGAGGCTCTCGAAGGTGGAGATGTCAATCAATGCTATTGCATTGGTGATGGTGATGAGCGCTTTTTTATCAAACTAAATGATAAAGAACAGCTTGCCATGTTCAAAAGTGAAGCCGAAAGTCTACGCATTCTCAACGAGGCTAATTGTGTTCAAGTACCACAACTGCTGCACCTTGGAACATGCCGTGAGAAATCTTTCTTAATTCTAAATTACCTACCAACAAAAACCATCGACAACGAATCTGCCTTCAAACTTGGCCAGCAGCTTGCTGAATTACACCAATGGGGAGAGCAAGCAGAATACGGTTTTGATTTTGATAATTATGTTGGTATTACTCCGCAGCCTAATAAATGGCGTCGTCGTTGGTGTCGATTCTTTGCTGAACAGCGCATAGCATGGCAACTTCAACTGTGTGAAGAAAAAGGCATTAAATTTGGGAATATCGATACCATTACAGGTAATGTTATTTCGTTATTGATGCACCACCAGCCAACCCCTTCTTTGCTACATGGTGATTTATGGCATGGTAATACAGCTTTAACTGTCACAGGGCCTATCATTTTTGATCCCGCTACATACTGGGGAGATAGAGAGTGTGATATCGCAATGACCGAGCTCTTTGGTGGTTTTCCTGCCAGTTTCTATGAAGGGTACCAGTCTATTTTCCCATTAGATGATGGATATCAAGAACGTCGCGACCTTTATAATTTATACCATATCTTAAATCACTGTAATCTATTCGGCGGTGAGTACTTAGCCCAAGCTGCACATATTATAGAAAAGCTAAAACTCGCTTAA
- the hxpB gene encoding hexitol phosphatase HxpB has product MLKAAVFDMDGLLVDSEPFWQQAQVEVFSSIGVTIEQKDTLQTMGLRIDQVVDFWFKKQPWQGPNCAEITALIVSRVQDLVKEHKPVLPGVFEAIATCKAMGLKVALASSSPLGLIEATLEALELENEFEAVLSAEHLRYGKPHPEVYINAADALGVEPQACVAFEDSVNGLLSAKAAQMKGIAVPEAEYANDARWAIADRKLSSLHEVNQQLLSSL; this is encoded by the coding sequence ATGTTAAAAGCAGCAGTATTTGATATGGATGGACTACTCGTCGATTCAGAACCGTTTTGGCAACAAGCGCAAGTCGAAGTATTCTCATCTATCGGCGTTACCATTGAACAAAAAGATACATTGCAAACGATGGGTTTACGCATTGACCAAGTCGTCGATTTTTGGTTCAAAAAGCAACCATGGCAAGGCCCTAATTGTGCGGAAATAACCGCTTTAATCGTTTCTCGCGTACAAGATTTAGTGAAAGAACATAAGCCTGTACTACCTGGTGTGTTCGAAGCCATTGCAACTTGTAAAGCAATGGGACTAAAGGTTGCCCTAGCCTCTTCATCACCACTAGGTTTAATTGAAGCAACATTAGAAGCATTAGAACTAGAAAATGAATTTGAAGCTGTACTATCTGCTGAGCATCTTCGTTATGGCAAACCCCACCCAGAAGTGTACATCAACGCTGCAGATGCATTAGGCGTGGAGCCACAAGCATGCGTCGCCTTTGAAGATTCAGTCAATGGTTTACTGTCAGCCAAAGCGGCACAAATGAAAGGGATAGCGGTACCTGAAGCGGAATATGCCAATGATGCTCGCTGGGCGATTGCAGATAGAAAACTTTCATCGCTTCACGAAGTAAATCAGCAATTATTAAGTAGTCTATAA
- a CDS encoding CPXCG motif-containing cysteine-rich protein gives MKNYSEQSVSCPHCGHIIKITLDTSGGSQEFYDDCPSCCHAVHLNMQIDEVHKTINLFIDADDEQIF, from the coding sequence ATGAAGAATTATTCAGAGCAGAGTGTCTCTTGCCCGCATTGTGGACATATTATCAAGATAACTCTTGATACGAGTGGTGGTAGCCAAGAATTCTACGATGACTGCCCGTCGTGCTGCCATGCAGTGCATTTAAACATGCAAATTGATGAGGTTCATAAAACCATCAATTTATTTATTGATGCTGATGATGAACAAATTTTTTAG
- a CDS encoding riboflavin synthase: MFTGIVQGTVRVVKILKKENFQTHVLEMPQELRKGLTLGASVAHNGCCLTVTKVEGDFVSFDLMQETLKVTNLGLLLEGDNVNIERAAKFGDEIGGHSMSGHINLCSTISDVINTANNCTIWFTMPMPSMKYVLTKGYIGIDGCSLTIGEVKDNRFCVHLIPETLERTLFGTRKIGDVVNIEIDPQTQAIVDTVERVLMNQSSNTQ, from the coding sequence ATGTTTACAGGAATCGTTCAAGGTACAGTACGTGTCGTTAAAATATTAAAAAAAGAGAACTTTCAGACACATGTATTAGAAATGCCGCAAGAGCTGCGAAAAGGATTAACGCTGGGTGCATCTGTTGCACATAACGGTTGTTGTTTAACGGTTACCAAAGTAGAAGGCGACTTTGTTTCTTTTGATTTAATGCAAGAAACCTTAAAAGTGACTAATCTCGGTTTGTTACTGGAAGGAGATAACGTCAATATTGAGCGTGCAGCAAAATTTGGTGATGAAATTGGCGGACATTCTATGTCGGGTCATATCAATCTGTGTTCGACCATTTCTGATGTTATTAATACCGCTAACAATTGTACAATTTGGTTTACGATGCCAATGCCGTCGATGAAGTATGTGTTAACGAAAGGGTATATTGGTATTGATGGTTGTTCATTAACTATCGGTGAGGTTAAGGACAATCGATTCTGCGTACACCTGATCCCTGAAACGCTTGAAAGAACACTTTTTGGTACCCGTAAAATAGGTGATGTGGTTAATATTGAAATTGATCCACAAACTCAAGCGATTGTTGACACCGTCGAACGAGTGCTTATGAACCAATCGAGTAATACACAGTAA